CGAGATCTTCCATCGTTTTACCCCTCTGGTGGAGCCCCTTTCCATTGATGAGGCCTTTCTGGATGTAACCGCCTCCCAACAACTTTTCGGCCCGGCGGAAGCCATCGCCCGGCGGATTAAAAATGTGGTTCGAGAAGATATAGGTCTGACGGTCTCAGCCGGGGTCGCTCCTTCGAAATTAGTGGCCAAAATAGCCTCGGATCTAAATAAACCCGATGGCCTGACCGTTGTACCTGAGGGCAAGGTGCGCCAATTTCTGGCCCCCCTGCCTATTGAAAGACTCTGGGGGGTTGGAAGGGTGACCCAAAAAGACCTTTCTTTGTTGAATGTAAAAACCATCGGGGACTTGAGCCGCCTGCCCAAAGATCTTTTGCAGAGGCGGTTCGGACAACAAGGGCTGCAATTATATTTTCTTTCCAAAGGGATCGATGACCGGGAGGTACAACCGGAAAGAAAAGCAAAATCCATTGGACGGGAAGAGACCTTTCCGGAAGATATCCGGGAAAAGGAAAGGGCCGGAAAAGAACTCCTGGCTTTAAGTCATCGGGTGGCCAAGCGGTTAAGGAGACACAAGGCAGCCGGGCAGACCATTACCTTGAAGGTGACATATCATGATTTCACCCGGATCACCCGGTCTCTGACGGTACCGGCGGCCACGGATGATGGCCGAAAGATCTACCGGGTTTGCCTGGACCTTCTTGAAAAGACCGAGATCGGCAAAAAGTCCATCAGACTTCTGGGGATTTACCTTTCCCATTTAACCAAACCAGGTGAAGGTCAGTTGTTCTTATTTGATCAAAATAACGGATTTAAAAAAGGAACGAAGCTTAATAATGCTTTGGATGCCATACAGGAAAAATATGGAGATCAAGCCATCCGTCCGGGGAGTCTTTTGGATTGAGGGAGTTATCCAATATCC
This genomic interval from Deltaproteobacteria bacterium contains the following:
- the dinB gene encoding DNA polymerase IV — translated: MATRVRQIIHLDMDAFYASVEVLDNPELKGKPVIVGGPKQRGVVSAASYEARKFGVHSALPTAQAMALCPQGFFLPVRMARYKEVSDQIFEIFHRFTPLVEPLSIDEAFLDVTASQQLFGPAEAIARRIKNVVREDIGLTVSAGVAPSKLVAKIASDLNKPDGLTVVPEGKVRQFLAPLPIERLWGVGRVTQKDLSLLNVKTIGDLSRLPKDLLQRRFGQQGLQLYFLSKGIDDREVQPERKAKSIGREETFPEDIREKERAGKELLALSHRVAKRLRRHKAAGQTITLKVTYHDFTRITRSLTVPAATDDGRKIYRVCLDLLEKTEIGKKSIRLLGIYLSHLTKPGEGQLFLFDQNNGFKKGTKLNNALDAIQEKYGDQAIRPGSLLD